The proteins below are encoded in one region of Ornithinimicrobium avium:
- a CDS encoding adenosine deaminase translates to METDLAALPKVLLHDHLDGGLRPATVLDIARQEGYDALPADDVDDLARWFAEAADSGSLVRYLQTFDHTVGVMQTREALARVARECAVDLAADGVVYAESRYAPEQHLRQGLTLDDVVLAVNRGFREGEEEAAGQGRPIRVRVLPSAMRHAARSVEIAELTVRHLGDQVAGFDIAGAEDGFPPTRHLEAFDYLRQHNAHFTIHAGEAFGLPSIWEAIQFCGADRLGHGVRIVDDIVLDGVPVTEDLPAAIARAATDPRAFELGALAAYVRDTRIPLEMCPSSNVQTGAAASIEAHPISLLKDLQFRVTLNTDNRLMSATSMTREAGLLVERAGWTRADLRRVTVNAMKSAFLPFDERLDIIEGVLKPAYDGT, encoded by the coding sequence ATGGAGACCGACCTCGCCGCCCTGCCCAAGGTGCTCCTGCACGACCACCTCGACGGCGGCCTGCGCCCCGCCACCGTCCTCGACATCGCCCGGCAGGAGGGGTATGACGCGCTGCCGGCGGACGACGTCGACGACCTGGCCCGGTGGTTCGCCGAGGCCGCCGACTCCGGCTCGCTCGTGCGCTACCTGCAGACCTTCGACCACACCGTGGGCGTCATGCAGACGCGGGAGGCGCTGGCGCGGGTCGCGCGCGAGTGCGCGGTCGACCTGGCCGCGGACGGGGTCGTCTACGCCGAGTCCCGCTACGCCCCCGAGCAGCACCTGCGCCAGGGGCTGACGCTCGACGACGTCGTCCTGGCGGTCAACCGCGGCTTTCGGGAGGGCGAAGAGGAGGCGGCCGGGCAGGGCCGGCCGATCCGCGTCAGGGTCCTGCCCAGCGCCATGCGGCACGCGGCGCGATCGGTCGAGATCGCCGAGCTGACCGTGCGCCATCTCGGCGACCAGGTCGCCGGCTTCGACATCGCCGGCGCCGAGGACGGGTTCCCGCCCACCCGGCACCTGGAGGCCTTCGACTACCTGCGCCAGCACAACGCGCACTTCACGATCCACGCCGGCGAGGCGTTCGGCCTGCCGAGCATCTGGGAGGCGATCCAGTTCTGCGGAGCGGACCGTCTGGGCCACGGGGTGCGCATCGTCGACGACATCGTTCTGGACGGCGTGCCGGTCACCGAGGACCTGCCGGCGGCGATCGCCCGCGCCGCGACCGACCCCCGCGCCTTCGAGCTCGGGGCGCTGGCGGCCTACGTCCGGGACACGCGGATCCCGCTGGAGATGTGCCCCAGCAGCAACGTGCAGACCGGCGCTGCCGCCTCGATCGAGGCGCACCCGATCAGCCTGCTCAAGGACCTGCAGTTCCGCGTCACCCTCAACACCGACAACCGGCTGATGAGCGCCACCTCGATGACCCGCGAGGCCGGCCTGCTCGTGGAGCGGGCCGGGTGGACGCGGGCGGACCTGCGCCGGGTCACGGTCAACGCGATGAAGTCGGCCTTCCTGCCCTTCGACGAGCGGCTGGACATCATCGAGGGAGTGCTCAAGCCCGCCTATGACGGGACCTGA
- a CDS encoding RDD family protein — translation MAARGIFDTERFVTAEAVEVELPAASLPLRMVSGIIDLLVVAAGVLILLLVTPFELFGRDAALGQAFGIVVMALVMAGLPITLETLLHGRTVGKLVMGLRTVRDDTGPIGLRHATIRALAGTVELWMTLGGLALLVAATNERARRIGDLLAGTYVVRERVRLRLVEPPEPSPQLAAWAGGADIGVIPDALLVAVRQFLLRAPGLTAEARASTGPALAGAVLERVAPPPPGGAHPEDVLAAVLAERRRRDEDRLDRADALRARLLPPG, via the coding sequence ATGGCGGCCCGGGGGATCTTCGACACCGAGCGCTTCGTCACCGCCGAGGCGGTCGAGGTGGAGCTGCCCGCGGCCTCGCTGCCCCTGCGGATGGTCTCGGGGATCATCGACCTGCTCGTGGTCGCCGCCGGCGTGCTGATCCTCCTCCTCGTGACGCCGTTCGAGCTCTTCGGCCGGGACGCGGCGCTCGGCCAGGCGTTCGGGATCGTCGTCATGGCCCTGGTGATGGCCGGGCTGCCGATCACCCTGGAGACCCTCCTGCACGGGCGCACCGTAGGCAAGCTCGTGATGGGGCTGCGCACCGTGCGCGACGACACCGGGCCGATCGGCCTGCGGCACGCCACCATCCGCGCGCTCGCCGGCACGGTCGAGCTGTGGATGACGTTGGGCGGGCTGGCGCTGCTGGTGGCCGCGACCAACGAGCGGGCCCGCCGCATCGGCGACCTGCTCGCCGGCACCTACGTCGTCCGTGAGCGCGTGCGCCTGCGGCTGGTCGAGCCGCCCGAACCGAGCCCCCAGCTGGCCGCCTGGGCGGGGGGAGCGGACATCGGCGTCATCCCCGACGCCCTTCTCGTCGCGGTCCGCCAGTTCCTGCTGCGGGCGCCCGGCCTCACCGCCGAGGCCCGCGCGTCGACCGGGCCGGCGCTCGCCGGTGCGGTGCTCGAACGGGTCGCGCCACCTCCCCCCGGCGGCGCGCACCCCGAGGACGTGCTCGCCGCGGTGCTGGCCGAGCGCCGACGCCGCGACGAGGACCGGCTGGACCGGGCCGACGCCCTGCGCGCCCGGCTCCTGCCCCCCGGCTGA